The following are encoded together in the Ovis aries strain OAR_USU_Benz2616 breed Rambouillet chromosome X, ARS-UI_Ramb_v3.0, whole genome shotgun sequence genome:
- the RBMX gene encoding RNA-binding motif protein, X chromosome, whose translation MVEADRPGKLFIGGLNTETNEKALEAVFGKYGRIVEVLLMKDRETNKSRGFAFVTFESPADAKDAARDMNGKSLDGKAIKVEQATKPSFESGRRGPPPPPRSRGPPRGLRGGRGGSGGTRGPPSHGGHMDDGGYSMNFNMSSSRGPLPVKRGPPPRSGGPPPKRSAPSGPVRSSSGMGGRAPVSRGRDSYGGPPRREPLPSRRDVYLSPRDDGYSTKDSYSSRDYPSSRDTRDYAPPPRDYTYRDYGHSSSRDDYPSRGYSDRDGYGRDRDYSDHPSGGSYRDSYESYGNSRSAPPTRGPPPSYGGSSRYDDYSSSRDGYGGSRDSYSSSRSDLYSSGRDRVGRQERGLPPSMERGYPPPRDSYSSSSRGAPRGGGRGGSRSDRGGGRSRY comes from the exons ATGGTTGAGGCAGATCGCCCAGGAAAGCTCTTTATCGGTGGCCTCAATACAGAAACCAATGAGAAAGCCCTTGAAGCAGTATTTGGCAAATATGGACGAATAGTGGAAG TTCTCTTGATGAAAGATCGTGAAACCAACAAATCTAGAGGATTTGCTTTTGTCACCTTTGAAAGCCCAGCAGATGCTAAGGATGCAGCCAGAGACATGAATGGAAAG TCCTTAGATGGAAAAGCCATCAAGGTAGAACAAGCCACTAAACCCTCATTTGAAAGTGGTAGACGTGGACCACCTCCGCCTCCAAGAAGCAGAGGCCCTCCCAGAGGTCTtcgaggaggaagaggaggaagtggaggaaCCAGGGGACCTCCATCCCATGGAGGGCACATGG ATGATGGTGGCTATTCCATGAATTTTAACATGAGTTCTTCCAGGGGACCACTTCCGGTAAAAAGAGGACCACCACCACGAAGTGGGGGTCCTCCTCCTAAAAGATCTGCCCCTTCAGGACCAGTTCGAAGCAGCAGTGGAATGGGAGGAAGAG CTCCTGTATCACGTGGAAGAGATAGTTACGGAGGTCCACCTCGAAGGGAACCCTTGCCCTCTCGTAGAGATGTTTATTTGTCCCCAAGAGATGATGGATATTCTACTAAAGACAG CTATTCAAGCAGAGATTACCCAAGTTCTCGTGATACAAGAGATTATGCACCACCACCAAGAGATTATACTTACCGTGATTATGGTCATTCCAGTTCACGTGATGACTATCCATCAAGAGGCTATAG TGATAGAGATGGCTATGGTCGTGATCGTGACTATTCAGATCATCCAAGTGGAGGTTCCTACAGAGATTCATATGAGAGTTATG GTAACTCACGTAGTGCTCCACCTACACGAGGGCCCCCGCCATCTTATGGTGGAAGCAGTCGCTATGATGATTACAGCAGCTCACGTGACGGATATGGTGGAAGTCGAGACAGTTACTCAAGCAGCCGAAGTGATCTCTACTCAAGTGGTCGTGATCGGGTTGGCAGACAAGAAAGAGGGCTTCCCCCTTCTATGGAAAGGGGGTACCCTCCTCCACGAGATTCCTACAGCAGTTCAAGCCGCGGAGCACCAAGAGGTGGTGGCCGTGGAGGAAGCCGATCTGATAGAGGGGGAGGCAGAAgcagatattaa